Within the Leishmania donovani BPK282A1 complete genome, chromosome 6 genome, the region CGAGCACCATAACACAGGCCTGGGTGATAATGCCGCACGTCATAATCAGCGCGTACACGATGAGCCGCCAGTTCCGCACTGCAACGTCGACGTTCACCTCCACTGCGCCGCCGAGACACGAACCAATATCTGGCTCCACGAAATCTGCGTCATCATCCTCTCGCGAATCACCGGCGACCTCGGCCACTGCGAGCCCCTTCACGTCACCAGAGTCCACGATGGACTCTACCACGCGACCATCGACAGCCTTGGCGgcctgctgcttctccaaGCGCTTCAGCTCCCAAAACTGCATGAGGGCGTCCTTGCGGCGGTTCGTGCGGTTCTTCTTTTCACCGTACATGTTGAAAACGAAGAAGAAGATTgtcgcgagctgcagcgcagccgaCAAGATGATGCCAACGTACGTCAGCTTGGCATCTGACAAGGGTCCCATCATGCAGGACGCGAGGATGGTGCCGACAAACGTCATGGCCCACACCCAGCTCACCACCGATGGGCCCGCCTCAGGGTTTTCGCGCATCGACCGACTAAAGTGGCCCTGGGACAGAATGTCGATGTTGGATTTGCCAAAGCAGGTGAGAAACACaaacgccgcagcggcgttcgCCGACGACTCCTTCGCAGGCAGCAGTGCATACGCCAGAGCGGCCGCTGTGCCCAGCACTGCCGAGAGCGCCATGTACCACCGCTTCGTGTAGCCAAAGAGCGCGATCACGTCGGCAATCGAGGCGATGAATGGCTTCAGCGACCACCCGAGACTGTACATGGTGGCAAGGCGCTGATACCGTGCAACGTTCAGTCCGTAGTGGACAATGAACATCGGCTGGCGAGAGACGTTGATAATTCGGCTGGCTGCACCCTTCGACAGCGTGTAGCACagaccgagagagagggagaactTGGGTCCAAAGGCGGCAGTGACCTCGCCGAACAGTGGGATATAGCGCAAGCAAGGCGCAGCATTGAACCACTTCGTCGCTGTGGGGTGCTCATACTCTGCATGGGTAACCTCAGTCGCGCCATCTTCGCGGtggtcggcagcgccgccgttgcgcaTCTCCTGAATCGGATGTGCGGACGCCATGGGAAAGCAAGAAAAACGTATGAAAGCCAAAAGTTGTACAAAAACGTATGAGCGAAGACACAAATTACGAGTCAAAccgttgtttttttttagATGGTGTAGTTGCTGCTTTACTGAAGTTGTGGAATTAAAAGAAAAAACATCACCGAGTCACTGTGAGACACTTGGCACGCAACGTTGTAGAGAATGAGTAGGAAGTGAGAAGTCGAGGAAtgacaaaaaaaggggggggaAGTAGTGACGTCAAGTCACAATGCACCTTGGCGGAACAGCTTTATGCATGCCACGTCGTCAAGCCTTCCATGACGTTGTCGGCAAACGACGAAAGCAAACCTCGTTTATCCACCAAGAAAAAGGAGTTGTTGCCTTTTTTATTTTTTGCGGTATGCGTTGCGTCCTTCACGTACGTCTTCAGCACACCGCCACTGGAACCCTTGGCAGAGTTTTCCTGCAGGGAGTAGGGAGAAAACGTGTGCTTCATGAACGCGCAGCACAGGAACAATCGCGGCCACTTTCAAGCCACCGATGCCCCTCCGCTTGGACGGC harbors:
- a CDS encoding pteridine transporter, putative; its protein translation is MASAHPIQEMRNGGAADHREDGATEVTHAEYEHPTATKWFNAAPCLRYIPLFGEVTAAFGPKFSLSLGLCYTLSKGAASRIINVSRQPMFIVHYGLNVARYQRLATMYSLGWSLKPFIASIADVIALFGYTKRWYMALSAVLGTAAALAYALLPAKESSANAAAAFVFLTCFGKSNIDILSQGHFSRSMRENPEAGPSVVSWVWAMTFVGTILASCMMGPLSDAKLTYVGIILSAALQLATIFFFVFNMYGEKKNRTNRRKDALMQFWELKRLEKQQAAKAVDGRVVESIVDSGDVKGLAVAEVAGDSREDDDADFVEPDIGSCLGGAVEVNVDVAVRNWRLIVYALIMTCGIITQACVMVLGTRRHLLYACIGIATVFMAGAFLSLPLIVAKAAVFIYLNSLLYLQIPGALSNFYLAKPKCLPDGPHFSYTFYQTVGALITDAGGVTGAVLFTRFFSKHRYAFVFIATTLLQALGSIFDLIIVKRWNVHIGIPDHAMYILGDAIVYEICFVMSLMPGQILMSRLCPRGTETIAFALLAGFNSAGNSMSLAVGSLLMENFWPVSAKPPCNFKNVPYLIITGHLCTPLLVIPLAFLLLPKARICDRIDIDGNVIAEDAKTVQERRCPVVKPHAAFEGEGQGPETKQGDSREPKA